One window of Nymphaea colorata isolate Beijing-Zhang1983 chromosome 1, ASM883128v2, whole genome shotgun sequence genomic DNA carries:
- the LOC116262911 gene encoding uncharacterized protein LOC116262911, producing MAEEEGTGELSISLRPFEIEDADDVMAWKGDPRVAAFCRWHPYTSCDEAVAFIQDFAIHHEWCRAICVPGRPVECISVTIMIMPGAKGVATSAVRLAVPAVFREFSGMERVEAMVIPEDKRPIRVLEKCGFLREGILRKYVVGKDRLLDLVMFSVLSKKFNHDQPHINLPCFSV from the exons ATGGCAGAGGAGGAAGGCACTGGAGAGCTCTCCATCTCCCTCCGCCCCTTCGAAATCGAGGACGCCGACGACGTCATGGCGTGGAAGGGAGACCCTCGAGTGGCGGCATTCTGCCGGTGGCACCCTTACACCTCCTGCGACGAGGCGGTTGCCTTCATCCAGGACTTCGCCATCCACCACGAGTGGTGTCGCGCCATCTGCGTCCCCGGCCGGCCGGTCGAATGCATCTCCGTCACGATAATGATCATGCCTGGTGCC AAGGGCGTGGCCACCTCCGCTGTGAGGCTGGCTGTTCCGGCTGTCTTTCGGGAATTTTCGGGTATGGAGCGTGTCGAGGCGATGGTCATCCCGGAAGATAAGCGACCGATCAGGGTATTGGAGAAATGTGGATTTCTCAGGGAGGGGATCCTCAGAAAGTACGTGGTTGGAAAGGACAGGCTCTTGGATTTGGTCATGTTTAGTGTTCTTTCTAAGAAATTCAACCATGACCAACCTCACATAAACCTTCC TTGTTTTTCTGTGTAA
- the LOC116262824 gene encoding uncharacterized protein LOC116262824 produces MAEEEGTGDLSFSLRPFKIEDADDVMAWKGDPRVAAFCRWDAYTTRDEAVAFIQDFAIPHEWCRAICVAGRPVGCVSVTIGKDHARCRGLLKYELAHVCGGKGVATSAMRLAVPAVFREFLGLEGVEAMQNIVDLVYWATPIFFHKSRNTIRVLEKCGFLREGILRRYVVAKGRLLDLVMFSVLSEEIQP; encoded by the exons ATGGCAGAGGAGGAAGGCACCGGAGATCTCTCATTCTCCCTCCGCCCCTTCAAAATCGAAGACGCCGACGACGTCATGGCGTGGAAGGGAGACCCTCGCGTGGCGGCATTCTGCCGGTGGGACGCTTACACCACCCGCGACGAGGCGGTTGCCTTCATCCAGGACTTCGCCATCCCTCACGAATGGTGTCGCGCCATCTGCGTCGCCGGCCGGCCGGTCGGATGCGTCTCCGTCACGATCGGTAAGGATCATGCCCGGTGCCGTGGGCTGCTCAAGTATGAGCTCGCCCACGTCTGCGGGGGAAAGGGCGTGGCCACCTCCGCCATGAGGCTGGCTGTTCCGGCCGTCTTTCGGGAATTTCTGGGTCTGGAGGGTGTCGAGGCGATG CAGAATATAGTTGATTTGGTGTATTGGGCAACACCAATCTTCTTCCACAAATCTCGCAACACGATCAGGGTATTGGAGAAATGTGGATTTCTCAGGGAGGGTATCCTCAGAAGGTACGTGGTTGCAAAGGGCAGGCTCTTGGATTTGGTCATGTTCAGTGTTCTCtctgaagaaattcaaccatgA